One genomic window of Desulfuromonas sp. AOP6 includes the following:
- a CDS encoding cation:proton antiporter, producing MHDHLFSMFLVLVGVAIIPFLARRFRVPSAALEIVYGVLLFNLLLAGRPEWFALLEELGFIFLMFIAGMELDLHRIRKSGKTGWYLLISFLSFTITPLLFWIVGQPFFLGVAVAMISAGIAIPVLKELGLIKSTLGQDIIGVALTGELLSILVLTLIDAFHNHGATWGAVMEIGKLSLLFALALLALKGLYLVAWWHPERVEKVMESEDPVEEGIRVLVTFAFAGGLLALAAGAEPILGSFLLGVVFSYVFKSRGRFEEKINALGFGFLIPFFFIGVGSRLSFDHLASLEIVGIALGLTLMVLVSNLYPLLLAKPLQISLREAFSMSILLSAPLSMIVVAGTLGERMGLVSPRVQGALILTALLASVIYPSLFRLLARRQEISAD from the coding sequence ATGCACGATCACCTTTTCTCCATGTTTCTGGTATTGGTCGGTGTCGCCATCATCCCTTTTCTGGCCCGGCGTTTCCGCGTGCCGTCGGCGGCCCTGGAGATCGTCTACGGGGTCCTGCTCTTCAATTTGTTGCTGGCAGGTCGGCCCGAATGGTTCGCCCTGCTCGAAGAGCTTGGCTTTATTTTTCTCATGTTCATAGCCGGTATGGAGCTCGATCTGCACCGCATCCGCAAGAGCGGCAAGACCGGCTGGTATCTGCTCATTTCTTTTCTCTCTTTCACCATTACTCCGCTGTTGTTCTGGATCGTCGGACAGCCCTTTTTTCTCGGTGTCGCCGTTGCCATGATTTCCGCCGGCATCGCCATCCCCGTTCTCAAGGAACTTGGCCTCATCAAGAGCACCTTGGGGCAGGACATCATCGGCGTCGCCCTGACGGGGGAGCTGCTCTCCATCCTCGTGCTGACCCTTATCGACGCTTTTCACAACCACGGCGCCACCTGGGGGGCGGTCATGGAAATCGGCAAGCTCTCCCTCCTTTTCGCCCTCGCCCTGCTGGCTCTCAAAGGTTTGTACCTGGTGGCCTGGTGGCATCCTGAGCGGGTCGAAAAGGTGATGGAGAGTGAGGACCCTGTCGAGGAGGGCATCCGCGTGCTGGTGACCTTCGCTTTCGCCGGCGGGCTGCTGGCCCTGGCGGCAGGGGCCGAGCCGATTCTCGGCTCCTTCCTGCTCGGGGTGGTGTTCAGCTATGTCTTCAAAAGCCGCGGACGCTTTGAAGAAAAGATCAATGCTCTTGGTTTCGGTTTTCTCATTCCCTTCTTCTTTATCGGGGTCGGCTCCCGCCTGTCTTTCGATCACCTCGCCTCCCTGGAAATCGTGGGGATCGCCCTTGGACTGACTCTCATGGTCCTGGTCAGCAACCTCTATCCCCTGCTGCTGGCCAAGCCCCTGCAAATCAGCCTGCGCGAGGCGTTCAGTATGTCCATCCTCCTTTCGGCCCCCCTGTCCATGATCGTCGTCGCCGGTACCCTGGGCGAGCGCATGGGCCTGGTTTCCCCAAGAGTACAGGGGGCACTCATCCTCACGGCCCTGCTGGCCAGCGTCATCTATCCCTCCCTTTTCCGCCTGCTGGCGCGCCGGCAGGAAATTTCGGCTGATTGA
- a CDS encoding porin produces the protein MKRFLTTALMATAMFGICSNVQAKTLEEILKDKGVITEEDYKEATKHSDLTTYQPGKGITVQTEDGRYKAQVGGRLQARYENLDDDGAEDTESNFRIRRMKFWLQGNVFSKNLTYKWQQNFGGGDSVLEDAYFTYKVANPFSLTVGQFKPAQGRQELTSSGSQLFVDRSLANETFNLGYDLGLQASGQFMDKRLEYRLGVFNGNGPNQSNPDDNHMLVGRLDINPLGAFKMDEPSFNEKKLLVNIGASFATETMSGNDMGEIDGSNDTLDKALNIDDINDPATFTATFGDELDWTLYTLNLHAKYSGLTFGSEYFTLNADPKVGADWDADGYYIQAGYQILPKQLEVAARYSAIESTDAAAYTKFDKNETTLGVNYYFDKHNLKVQADYSMIEDDRSVNSDENLFRLQAQVIF, from the coding sequence ATGAAGCGCTTTCTGACCACGGCCCTTATGGCTACGGCCATGTTCGGCATCTGCAGCAACGTCCAGGCCAAAACCCTTGAAGAGATTCTCAAGGACAAGGGTGTCATCACTGAAGAAGATTACAAAGAAGCGACCAAACATAGCGACCTGACCACCTACCAACCTGGCAAAGGCATCACGGTACAGACCGAGGACGGCCGCTACAAAGCCCAGGTTGGGGGACGCCTGCAGGCCCGCTACGAGAACCTGGACGACGACGGTGCCGAGGATACCGAGAGCAACTTCCGCATCCGCCGCATGAAGTTCTGGCTACAGGGCAATGTCTTTTCCAAAAACCTCACCTATAAGTGGCAGCAGAATTTCGGCGGTGGCGACTCGGTCCTCGAAGACGCCTATTTTACGTACAAGGTCGCCAATCCCTTCAGCCTCACTGTCGGCCAGTTCAAGCCCGCCCAGGGCCGTCAGGAACTGACTTCTTCCGGCAGCCAGCTCTTCGTCGACCGCTCCCTGGCCAACGAAACTTTCAACCTCGGCTACGACCTCGGCCTGCAGGCTTCCGGCCAGTTCATGGACAAACGCCTTGAGTACCGTCTTGGCGTCTTCAATGGCAACGGCCCCAACCAGAGTAATCCCGATGACAACCACATGTTGGTCGGCCGACTCGACATCAACCCTCTCGGCGCCTTCAAGATGGACGAGCCCTCCTTCAACGAGAAGAAGCTGCTGGTCAACATCGGCGCCTCTTTCGCCACTGAAACCATGAGCGGTAACGACATGGGTGAGATCGACGGCAGCAACGACACCCTCGACAAGGCCCTGAACATCGACGATATTAACGACCCGGCCACCTTCACCGCCACTTTTGGTGACGAGCTCGACTGGACTCTCTACACCTTGAACCTCCACGCCAAATACAGCGGCTTGACCTTCGGCAGCGAGTACTTTACCCTCAACGCCGACCCTAAAGTGGGTGCTGACTGGGATGCGGATGGCTACTACATTCAGGCCGGCTACCAGATTCTGCCCAAACAGCTTGAGGTGGCCGCCCGCTACTCGGCCATTGAGTCGACCGATGCGGCGGCTTACACCAAGTTCGACAAGAACGAAACCACCCTGGGTGTCAACTACTATTTCGACAAGCACAATCTCAAGGTGCAGGCTGATTACAGCATGATCGAAGACGATCGCAGTGTGAACAGCGATGAGAACCTGTTCCGGCTGCAGGCGCAGGTGATTTTCTAA
- the rdgC gene encoding recombination-associated protein RdgC has protein sequence MGILSNTVSICQFQVIGETSTDDFFAWAGECLAANAFHPIEQTSEELSVGWVHLADPKEQDFSLPQVCRRDHYLIFSLRRDQRRVPAALMRAHLEQAQNDFLSAHPGQQRVGKQKKEELREAVRGALLARTLPIPAVYDAVWDTRSNLLTFTSLSPKVTELFEGLFKQTFTGLRLVALHPMARAARVVPATLQPALQQANRATTEAVLEQIQQNAWLGSDFLLWLLYQTLESPSTYQVKQPGIAAEGESFVATLNDRLVLLGGIEGGLQKITVAGPQDHFGEVRAALQHGKQIIEANLTMEKQEHAWKMTFKGGLFHFAGYKAPAVKLEKDAITDAASEKEALFYERMAVLEEGLQLFDSLLSTFLEQRLRDWSVVEKDITGWLEQA, from the coding sequence ATGGGAATTTTGTCCAACACCGTCAGCATCTGCCAGTTTCAGGTCATCGGAGAGACGTCGACGGATGATTTTTTTGCCTGGGCCGGCGAGTGCCTGGCCGCCAACGCCTTTCACCCTATCGAGCAGACGAGCGAAGAGCTCTCCGTCGGCTGGGTGCATCTCGCTGACCCCAAAGAGCAGGATTTTTCGCTGCCGCAGGTCTGTCGCCGTGACCATTATCTGATCTTCAGCCTGCGACGCGATCAGCGCCGGGTGCCTGCAGCGCTCATGCGGGCCCACCTGGAGCAGGCCCAGAACGACTTCCTCAGCGCCCATCCCGGTCAGCAGCGGGTGGGAAAACAGAAGAAGGAAGAGCTGCGCGAGGCAGTGCGCGGAGCGCTCTTGGCCCGCACGCTGCCCATCCCGGCCGTTTACGACGCGGTCTGGGACACCCGCAGCAACCTGCTCACCTTCACCAGCCTCAGCCCCAAGGTGACGGAGCTTTTTGAAGGCCTGTTCAAACAGACCTTCACAGGGCTGCGCCTAGTCGCCCTGCATCCCATGGCGCGGGCGGCGCGGGTCGTGCCGGCAACGCTGCAGCCCGCCCTCCAGCAGGCAAACCGAGCCACCACCGAGGCCGTGCTTGAGCAGATTCAGCAGAACGCCTGGCTGGGGAGCGACTTTCTGCTCTGGCTGCTCTACCAGACCCTGGAGAGTCCTTCCACCTATCAGGTGAAGCAGCCTGGGATAGCGGCCGAGGGAGAATCCTTTGTCGCCACCCTCAACGACCGTCTGGTGCTCCTCGGTGGCATCGAGGGGGGATTACAGAAGATCACTGTGGCCGGCCCCCAGGACCATTTCGGCGAGGTGCGCGCCGCCCTGCAGCACGGCAAGCAGATCATCGAAGCTAATCTCACCATGGAAAAACAGGAACACGCCTGGAAGATGACCTTCAAGGGGGGCCTCTTTCATTTTGCCGGCTACAAGGCGCCGGCGGTCAAGCTGGAAAAGGATGCCATTACTGATGCCGCCAGCGAAAAAGAGGCCCTCTTCTACGAGCGCATGGCTGTGCTGGAAGAAGGACTGCAGCTCTTCGACAGCCTGCTGTCCACCTTTCTGGAGCAGCGCTTGCGGGATTGGTCCGTGGTTGAAAAAGATATCACCGGGTGGCTGGAGCAAGCCTAG